In Nocardia sputorum, a single genomic region encodes these proteins:
- the sigM gene encoding RNA polymerase sigma factor SigM, with amino-acid sequence MCHGRSLVLGEATDVELLRAHVRGQRHAFAELLRRHNDHLWQTALRTSYTREDAADSLQEALLSAHRTAASFRAEAEVRSWLHAIVVNACLDRIRRNKTRRAVSLAPESLPEPKDDRDEMAQVEMSMDIDRALFSLPPDQRTALVAVDVEGYSVAEAAALLGVPEGTIKSRCARARQRLKERLDYLRDPGNRR; translated from the coding sequence ATGTGTCACGGGCGTTCCCTCGTACTCGGTGAAGCCACCGATGTGGAGTTGTTGCGGGCGCATGTGCGTGGTCAGCGTCACGCGTTCGCCGAGTTGCTGCGCAGGCACAACGATCACCTGTGGCAGACCGCGTTGCGGACGTCCTACACGCGCGAGGACGCGGCCGATTCGCTTCAGGAAGCGCTCTTGTCGGCGCATCGCACGGCTGCCTCGTTCCGTGCGGAGGCGGAGGTGCGCAGCTGGCTGCATGCGATCGTGGTGAACGCTTGCCTGGATCGGATCCGCCGCAACAAGACCAGACGCGCGGTGTCGCTGGCGCCGGAGTCGCTGCCCGAGCCCAAGGACGATCGCGACGAGATGGCCCAGGTGGAGATGTCCATGGACATCGATCGCGCGCTGTTCTCCTTGCCGCCGGATCAGCGGACCGCGCTCGTCGCGGTCGACGTGGAGGGGTATAGCGTGGCCGAGGCGGCCGCATTGCTCGGTGTGCCCGAGGGAACGATCAAGAGCCGGTGCGCTCGCGCGCGGCAGCGGTTGAAAGAGCGATTGGATTATCTGCGTGATCCGGGGAACCGGAGGTAG
- the trxB gene encoding thioredoxin-disulfide reductase, with amino-acid sequence MSERSEQVSDTGAPVRDLIIIGSGPAGYTAAVYAGRAELQPLQFEGTQFGGALMTTTEVENFPGFRGGIMGPDLMEEMREQAKRFGADIRTEDVDAVDLTGPVKKVVVGGETFEAYAVILAMGSAARYLNVPGEQRLLGRGVSACATCDGFFFKGQDIVVVGGGDSAMEEATFLTKFASSVTIVHRREEFRASRIMLERAKANEKIKFVLNAEVVEVHGENSVTHLTLRDTRTGETSELAATGLFVAIGHDPRSELVRGQVALDDEGYVLVNDPTTATDIPGVFAAGDLVDHTYRQAITAAGTGCRAAIDAERWLAEQGDITSNTLAHAGESVTVPAN; translated from the coding sequence ATGAGCGAGCGTAGCGAGCAAGTAAGCGACACCGGCGCGCCAGTTCGCGATCTGATCATCATCGGCTCCGGACCTGCCGGCTACACGGCCGCCGTCTACGCCGGCCGCGCCGAGCTCCAGCCGCTGCAGTTCGAGGGGACCCAGTTCGGCGGTGCGCTGATGACCACCACCGAGGTCGAGAACTTTCCCGGCTTCCGCGGCGGCATCATGGGCCCGGATCTCATGGAGGAGATGCGCGAGCAGGCGAAACGGTTCGGCGCGGACATCCGCACCGAGGACGTGGACGCCGTCGACCTGACCGGCCCGGTCAAGAAGGTCGTCGTCGGCGGCGAAACTTTCGAGGCCTACGCCGTCATCCTCGCCATGGGCTCGGCCGCGCGCTACCTGAACGTCCCGGGCGAACAGCGGTTGCTCGGCCGCGGCGTCAGCGCCTGCGCCACCTGTGACGGCTTCTTCTTCAAGGGGCAGGACATCGTGGTGGTCGGCGGCGGCGACTCCGCGATGGAAGAGGCGACCTTCCTGACCAAGTTCGCCTCCAGCGTGACCATCGTGCACCGCCGCGAGGAATTCCGCGCTTCCCGCATCATGCTGGAGCGTGCGAAGGCGAACGAGAAGATCAAGTTCGTGCTCAACGCCGAAGTGGTCGAGGTGCACGGTGAGAACAGCGTCACCCACCTGACCCTGCGGGACACCCGCACCGGCGAGACCTCCGAACTGGCCGCCACCGGCCTGTTCGTCGCGATCGGCCACGACCCGCGCAGCGAGCTCGTCAGAGGCCAGGTCGCCCTGGACGACGAGGGATATGTGCTGGTGAACGACCCCACGACCGCGACCGACATCCCCGGCGTCTTCGCCGCGGGCGATCTGGTCGACCACACTTACCGTCAGGCGATCACCGCCGCGGGCACGGGCTGCCGCGCGGCCATCGATGCCGAGCGCTGGTTGGCCGAGCAGGGCGACATCACCTCGAACACTCTCGCCCACGCGGGCGAGTCGGTGACCGTCCCCGCCAACTGA
- the trxA gene encoding thioredoxin, whose translation MSKSANTVVVTDATFADDVLLSEKPVLVDFWADWCGPCKMVAPVLEEIAGAHADKLTIAKLDVDANPSTARDYQILSLPTMMLFRGGKPVKQIVGAKGKAALLRELEDVI comes from the coding sequence ATGTCCAAGTCCGCCAACACGGTTGTCGTCACCGACGCGACCTTCGCCGACGACGTGCTGCTGAGTGAGAAGCCCGTCCTCGTCGATTTCTGGGCCGACTGGTGCGGGCCGTGCAAGATGGTCGCGCCCGTCCTGGAGGAGATCGCCGGTGCGCACGCGGACAAGCTGACCATCGCGAAGCTGGACGTGGACGCCAACCCGAGCACCGCCCGCGATTATCAGATCCTCTCGCTGCCCACTATGATGCTGTTCCGCGGCGGTAAGCCGGTCAAGCAGATCGTCGGGGCGAAGGGCAAGGCGGCTCTTCTGCGCGAACTCGAAGACGTCATCTGA
- a CDS encoding N-acetylmuramoyl-L-alanine amidase: protein MHRLRHGDSGPAVAEVRSTLASLGFLHAHVGTDQADAREYWKDTEVSFDHHLDSAVRAFQQHRGLLVDGVVGPATYRALKEASYRLGARTLIYQLSAPLYGDDVATLQRRLQDLGFYVHRVDGYFGPHTHDALTAFQREIGLSADGICGPDTLRSLDLLGARVTGGNPHRIAEEEVVHRAGPQLTGKRIVIDPGLGGSDKGCAVPTEYGDVYESEILWDLASRLEGRMAATGMETFLSRPWGANPTDVERADTSNAFDADLMISLRCATNPSPLANGVAGFYFGNSHGSVSMIGQVLAGFIQREVVARTSLQDCRTHARTWDLLRLTKMPTVQVDIGYLTNEYDASVLTNPRMRDVIAEAILISVKRLYLLGQDDQPTGTYTFAELLAEELAAADRM from the coding sequence ATGCACCGACTTCGTCACGGCGATTCCGGTCCAGCCGTAGCAGAGGTTCGGAGCACCCTGGCAAGCCTCGGGTTCCTACACGCGCACGTCGGTACCGATCAGGCGGACGCACGCGAATATTGGAAGGACACGGAGGTGTCCTTCGACCACCACCTCGACTCCGCGGTTCGCGCGTTCCAGCAGCATCGCGGTCTGCTCGTCGACGGGGTGGTCGGTCCGGCGACCTACCGGGCGCTCAAGGAGGCGTCCTACCGGCTCGGCGCGCGCACGCTGATCTATCAGCTGTCCGCGCCGCTCTACGGCGACGACGTGGCCACGCTCCAGCGCAGGCTGCAGGACCTCGGCTTCTACGTGCACCGGGTCGACGGCTACTTCGGTCCGCACACCCATGACGCGCTGACCGCTTTCCAGCGGGAGATCGGGCTGTCGGCCGACGGCATCTGCGGACCCGACACGCTGCGCTCGCTGGACCTGCTCGGCGCCCGGGTGACCGGAGGCAATCCGCACCGGATCGCCGAGGAAGAAGTGGTGCACCGGGCGGGGCCGCAGCTGACGGGCAAGCGAATCGTCATCGATCCGGGTCTCGGCGGGTCGGACAAGGGATGTGCCGTACCCACCGAGTACGGCGACGTCTACGAGTCGGAAATCCTGTGGGACTTGGCCAGCCGGCTCGAGGGACGGATGGCGGCCACGGGTATGGAGACCTTCTTGTCGCGTCCGTGGGGCGCCAACCCCACCGACGTTGAGCGCGCGGACACGTCCAACGCCTTCGACGCGGATCTGATGATTTCGCTGCGCTGTGCCACCAACCCGAGCCCGCTGGCCAACGGCGTGGCCGGGTTCTACTTCGGCAACTCGCACGGCTCGGTGTCCATGATCGGACAGGTGCTGGCCGGCTTCATCCAGCGCGAGGTGGTCGCCCGGACGTCGCTGCAGGACTGCCGTACCCATGCGCGCACCTGGGACCTGTTGCGCCTCACCAAGATGCCGACGGTGCAGGTGGACATCGGTTATCTGACCAACGAATACGACGCTTCGGTGCTCACCAACCCGCGCATGCGCGACGTGATCGCCGAGGCCATTCTGATCTCGGTGAAGCGGCTGTATCTGCTGGGGCAGGACGACCAGCCGACCGGTACGTACACCTTCGCGGAGCTGCTGGCCGAGGAGCTGGCCGCCGCGGACCGGATGTAG
- a CDS encoding GNAT family N-acetyltransferase: MSTSVTALTLGGLEKLPAHARRCVFWEMDPAVAEDSRNFSDPVFEKEAWLSTVMLEWGSCGQVANVDGNVAGCAFYAPPSAVPRATLFPTSPVSPDAVLLTTLRAEFPYRDADVAHHLIQAVVADLVRRGVRALEAFGIRTHPATQALSERSGSMTLLERIVAPIKSASATTECSPESCMIDADFLEDVGFEVVAPHHRFPRLRLELDSDHGWKEDVERALDQLLAAASMTVPTRIGAR; this comes from the coding sequence GTGTCGACCAGCGTCACAGCACTAACCCTCGGCGGACTGGAGAAGCTTCCCGCGCATGCGCGGCGCTGTGTCTTCTGGGAGATGGACCCCGCGGTGGCCGAGGATTCGCGCAACTTCAGCGATCCGGTGTTCGAGAAGGAAGCCTGGTTGTCCACGGTCATGCTGGAGTGGGGTTCGTGCGGGCAGGTGGCGAACGTCGACGGTAACGTCGCCGGCTGCGCCTTCTACGCACCGCCCAGCGCGGTGCCCCGGGCCACCCTCTTCCCCACTTCCCCGGTGAGCCCGGACGCGGTCCTGCTGACCACGCTGCGGGCCGAATTTCCCTATCGGGATGCCGATGTCGCCCACCACCTCATCCAGGCTGTGGTGGCGGACCTGGTGCGCCGTGGCGTGCGAGCTCTGGAGGCATTCGGCATCCGGACCCACCCGGCGACGCAGGCGCTGTCGGAGCGGTCCGGCTCGATGACATTGCTCGAGCGGATCGTCGCCCCGATCAAGAGCGCGAGCGCCACGACCGAGTGCTCACCGGAGAGCTGCATGATCGATGCCGACTTCCTGGAAGATGTCGGCTTCGAGGTGGTGGCCCCGCATCACCGGTTCCCGCGGTTGCGGTTGGAACTCGACTCGGACCACGGCTGGAAGGAAGACGTCGAACGGGCGTTGGATCAGCTGCTCGCCGCGGCGTCGATGACCGTGCCGACTCGTATCGGAGCGCGCTGA
- a CDS encoding ParB/RepB/Spo0J family partition protein — MSQAKKGGLGRGLAALIPTTPTTAPGLSSAAASVIGLDPVGPQPPATYLHRVPDPADNAELEAGGAVYREIPPDQIEPNPKQPRTVFEEDALAELVHSIREFGLMQPIVVRRTEPGVDRYQLVMGERRWRACQEAGLAAIPAIVRETADESMLRDALLENIHRVQLNPLEEAAAYQQLLEEFDVTHEELAARIGRSRPVVTNMIRLLKLPIPVQRRVAAGVLSAGHARALLGLEAGADAQEVLAARIVAEGLSVRATEEAVMLANREQDAAAPSPVVRRKPIEMPGLQAVADRLSGSFDTRVLVSMGKRKGKIVVEFGSVEDLERIVALMEQNAPTV; from the coding sequence ATGAGTCAGGCGAAGAAGGGTGGGCTCGGGCGCGGTCTCGCCGCGCTGATCCCGACGACACCGACGACAGCACCGGGCCTCAGCAGCGCCGCTGCGAGTGTCATCGGTCTGGATCCGGTGGGGCCGCAGCCGCCCGCAACCTACCTGCATCGGGTACCCGATCCCGCCGACAACGCCGAACTCGAGGCAGGCGGCGCTGTCTACCGTGAGATCCCGCCGGACCAGATCGAACCGAATCCGAAGCAGCCGCGCACAGTCTTCGAAGAGGACGCGCTGGCCGAGTTGGTGCATTCGATTCGTGAGTTCGGTTTGATGCAGCCGATCGTGGTGCGCCGGACCGAGCCGGGCGTGGATCGCTATCAGCTGGTCATGGGCGAGCGGCGCTGGCGGGCCTGCCAGGAGGCGGGGCTGGCTGCCATTCCCGCGATCGTGCGGGAGACCGCGGACGAGTCGATGCTGCGCGACGCCCTGCTGGAGAACATCCACCGGGTGCAGCTGAATCCACTCGAAGAGGCGGCGGCCTACCAGCAGCTGCTGGAGGAATTCGATGTCACCCACGAGGAATTGGCTGCCCGAATCGGCCGCTCTCGCCCGGTCGTGACGAATATGATCCGTCTACTGAAGTTGCCTATCCCGGTGCAGCGCCGGGTCGCGGCGGGCGTACTGTCCGCCGGACACGCGCGAGCACTGCTCGGTCTCGAAGCGGGTGCGGACGCTCAAGAGGTGCTCGCCGCCCGAATCGTCGCCGAGGGACTCTCGGTCCGGGCTACCGAGGAAGCCGTCATGCTGGCGAACCGAGAGCAGGACGCGGCCGCGCCCTCTCCCGTCGTCCGTCGCAAGCCGATCGAGATGCCCGGCCTACAAGCCGTGGCCGATCGGTTGTCCGGCTCCTTCGATACTCGGGTCCTGGTGAGTATGGGCAAGCGCAAAGGCAAGATCGTCGTCGAGTTCGGGTCGGTGGAAGACCTCGAGCGGATTGTCGCCCTGATGGAGCAGAACGCACCTACCGTGTGA